A window from Vigna angularis cultivar LongXiaoDou No.4 chromosome 7, ASM1680809v1, whole genome shotgun sequence encodes these proteins:
- the LOC108338272 gene encoding protodermal factor 1 produces MGRKKHSPTSITIFTLLVGMLSQNLVIPVMCSTTPVEDQKNNHSSRPHAEGGSPTDSSNSSLCSYCSPSHGSGGSGHGSTPHSHHHGSPSHHGTPSHHGSPSHHGSPSHGGSSTPTPCTPPGGGSYDPTPSPPSGGGSYNPTPSTPPGGDGSYNPTPSTPPGGGSYDPTPSPPSDGGGSGSYNPTPSTPPGGGSYDPTPSPPSDGGGSGSYNPTPSTPPGGGSYNPTPSTPPDGGSYTPTPSTPPGGGSYDPNPSPPSGGGYYNPTPSTPPGGGSYDPNPSPPEGGGSYNPTPSPPDGSNCGTPPQEPSTPTPSVPTTPSTPSTPSNPPSGGGGYYNSPPTYGGGSPPITVSPPSIPIDPGSPTIPSTPPYLPSPTPFTGTCNYWSTHPGIIWGLLGWWGTLGNAFGVSNVPAFGASLSLPQALSNTRTDGIGALYREGTASFLNSLVNNRFPYTTQQVRDSFVASLRSNKDAAAQANLFRMANEGRMKPRT; encoded by the exons ATGGGTAGGAAAAAACACAGTCCTACTTCTATCACTATCTTCACATTGCTAGTTGGGATGCTTTCCCAGAACCTTGTCATCCCTGTGATGTGTTCCACTACCCCCGTTGAGGACCAGAAGAACAACCACTCTTCACGTCCACATGCAGAAGGAGGTTCTCCCACAGATTCATCAAATTCTTCTCTGT GTTCATACTGCTCTCCATCTCATGGCTCTGGAGGCAGTGGTCATGGAAGCACACCGCATTCTCATCATCATGGATCACCCTCTCATCATGGAACTCCATCACATCATGGATCCCCATCACATCATGGATCCCCATCACATGGAGGAAGTTCCACTCCAACCCCATGCACTCCCCCAGGTGGTGGAAGCTATGATCCAACTCCATCACCACCCTCAGGTGGTGGAAGTTACAATCCAACCCCATCAACTCCCCCAGGTGGTGATGGAAGTTACAATCCAACTCCATCAACTCCTCCAGGTGGTGGAAGCTATGACCCAACCCCATCACCACCCTCAGACggtggtggaagtggaagttaCAATCCAACCCCATCAACTCCTCCAGGTGGTGGAAGCTATGACCCAACCCCATCACCACCCTCAGACggtggtggaagtggaagttaCAATCCAACCCCATCAACTCCTCCTGGCGGTGGAAGTTACAATCCAACCCCATCAACTCCCCCTGATGGTGGAAGTTACACTCCAACTCCATCAACTCCCCCTGGTGGTGGAAGCTATGACCCAAACCCATCACCACCCTCAGGTGGTGGATATTACAATCCAACCCCATCAACTCCCCCAGGAGGTGGAAGCTATGATCCAAACCCATCGCCACCTGAGGGTGGTGGAAGTTACAATCCAACCCCCTCGCCACCTGATGGTAGCAATTGTGGAACTCCACCACAAGAACCCTCTACTCCAACGCCCTCAGTCCCAACGACACCATCAACCCCTTCAACACCATCAAATCCTCCCTCAGGAGGTGGTGGGTACTACAACTCACCACCAACTTATGGAGGTGGTAGCCCCCCAATCACTGTGAGCCCACCTTCAATCCCTATTGACCCAGGCTCCCCCACTATCCCCTCCACACCCCCTTACCTTCCTTCGCCAACTCCTTTCACTGGTACATGCAA CTACTGGAGTACTCACCCAGGAATCATCTGGGGATTGTTAGGCTGGTGGGGAACCTTAGGCAATGCATTCGGTGTCTCTAACGTGCCAGCTTTTGGTGCCAGTCTCAGCTTGCCACAAGCACTTTCCAACACCAGAACTGATGGAATAGGAGCACTCTACAGAGAAGGGACAGCTTCCTTTCTTAACTCCTTGGTGAACAACAGGTTCCCTTACACAACTCAGCAAGTCAGAGACAGTTTTGTAGCATCTCTTCGCTCAAACAAGGATGCAGCAGCACAAGCCAACCTCTTCAGGATGGCCAATGAGGGGCGAATGAAGCCTCGAACATGA
- the LOC108338273 gene encoding uncharacterized protein LOC108338273, giving the protein MLKRGYKPAPWTGALNCRVSVFLMFLTLMLVFFLVFHNDSDGANPSLAYERPNKKENSFDSLVHLHPTKEFRNGTDLIWQVPESPKGVLFLAHGCDGRALNFWDKSPECPDCIGLPEERLLVLHGLAQGFAVITISSAQRCWTFGKEVLVVKDIIEWWTGRRKLEKLPLVALGASSGGYFVSVLATAMKFSSIVIMIAEGMFEQIDIRGDYPPTLFVHMPKDLYRQQKIDEYVEVLKDRRIDVGVVECMEFPLSPNTLADRIPGLDLPLSRKIFELFQEKGFIDKNGYMKKDGRKIKWKKALEEKKTLVLDNNLVSHVQEELNLAFAYHEMTSLHSDQIFKWFESHRS; this is encoded by the coding sequence ATGTTGAAGCGTGGATACAAACCAGCGCCATGGACTGGCGCTCTCAATTGCCGGGTCTCTGTTTTTCTCATGTTTCTTACATTAATGCTGgttttctttttagtatttCATAATGATAGTGATGGTGCCAATCCCAGTTTAGCTTATGAACGTCctaataaaaaagagaataGCTTTGACTCGTTGGTGCATTTGCATCCTACAAAAGAGTTCCGGAATGGAACTGATTTGATATGGCAAGTGCCAGAATCACCTAAAGGTGTTCTCTTTCTGGCTCATGGATGCGATGGCAGGGCCCTCAACTTTTGGGATAAGTCCCCTGAATGCCCTGATTGCATTGGTTTACCTGAAGAAAGGTTGCTCGTACTCCATGGCCTTGCCCAAGGTTTTGCTGTTATTACAATTTCAAGTGCTCAGAGATGTTGGACTTTTGGCAAAGAGGTGTTGGTTGTTAAAGACATTATAGAATGGTGGACTGGTAGAAGGAAGCTTGAGAAGCTTCCCCTTGTGGCTTTGGGTGCTTCTTCTGGAGGGTATTTTGTTTCAGTGCTTGCCACTGCTATGAAGTTTAGTAGTATCGTGATCATGATTGCGGAGGGGATGTTTGAGCAAATTGATATTAGAGGGGACTACCCACCTACCCTTTTTGTTCACATGCCCAAAGATCTTTACAGGCAGCAGAAAATTGATGAGTATGTAGAGGTTCTAAAAGATAGAAGGATTGATGTTGGTGTTGTTGAATGTATGGAATTCCCGTTGTCACCCAATACTTTAGCCGATAGAATTCCAGGGCTTGATCTGCCTCTTTCTAGAAAGATATTCGAGTTATTTCAGGAAAAGGGCTTTATTGATAAAAATGGTTACATGAAGAAAGATGGGCGTAAAATCAAATGGAAAAAGGCTCTCGAGGAGAAGAAAACTCTTGTGCTGGATAATAATCTGGTCTCTCATGTCCAAGAGGAGCTAAACCTTGCATTTGCTTACCATGAGATGACTAGCTTGCATTCTGACCAAATTTTTAAATGGTTTGAATCTCACAGGAGCTGA
- the LOC108337510 gene encoding taxadiene 5-alpha hydroxylase, translated as MFGDIIYFILWGLFPLLLLLVSFIFLRHEQCCKDKRKLPPGEMGFPLIGETMEFFNAQRRNKLFEEFFHPRILKHGKIFRTRIMGSPTVVVNGAEANKFLLSNEFKLVKSSWPSSSVELMGRDSIMEKDGERHRFLRGVIATSLGYAGLELLVPRLCNCVQFHLATNWKGQENISIHRSTKVLTFSIVFECLLGIKVEPGMLDTFERVLEGVFSPAVMFPGSKFWRAKKARVEIEKMLLKVVREKRKEMEGSSEREQDGMLLSNLVCGMIQGEISEKEVIDNVVLLVFAAHDTTSFAVAMTFKMLSQHPDCYGKILQEHVGIISNKNRGENLTMEDIKKMKYTWQVARESMRLFPPIFGSFRKAVTDIEYEGFVIPRGWKMLWTTYGTHYNEEYFKDPMNFNPSRFEEGVPQYAYVPFGGGPRVCAGYQLAKLNILVFVHYVVTQYEWFLLHPDEPVTMDPLPFPSLGMPIRISPKHA; from the exons ATGTTCGGGGacattatctattttattttgtggggTTTGTTTCCCCTACTACTTTTGCtagtttctttcattttcttgagGCACGAGCAATGCTGCAAAGACAAAAGAAAGCTGCCACCAGGGGAAATGGGGTTTCCACTTATAGGGGAGACCATGGAATTCTTCAATGCTCAGAGGAGAAACAAGTTATTTGAAGAGTTTTTTCATCCTCGAATTCTGAAACATGGGAAGATCTTCAGAACAAGGATCATGGGGTCTCCAACTGTGGTTGTGAATGGAGCTGAGGCCAATAAATTCTTACTGTCCAATGAGTTCAAGTTGGTGAAAAGCTCTTGGCCTTCTTCATCAGTTGAGCTCATGGGAAGGGACTCTATAATGGAGAAAGATGGTGAAAGGCACCGGTTCCTCCGTGGTGTCATTGCCACAAGCCTTGGTTATGCTGGACTTGAGCTACTGGTTCCAAGATTATGCAACTGTGTTCAGTTTCATTTAGCTACAAACTGGAAGGGCCAAGAGAATATCAGTATTCACCGTTCAACAAAAGTCCTCACTTTTAGCATAGTGTTTGAGTGTTTGTTGGGAATCAAAGTGGAGCCAGGTATGTTAGATACCTTTGAAAGAGTGTTGGAAGGAGTGTTTTCCCCAGCTGTTATGTTTCCAGGTTCTAAATTTTGGAGGGCAAAGAAGGCCAGGGTGGAGATAGAAAAGATGTTGCTCAAAGTggtgagagagaagagaaaggaaaTGGAAGGAAGCTCAGAAAGAGAACAAGATGGAATGCTGCTGTCCAATTTGGTATGTGGGATGATCCAAGGGGAGATAAGTGAAAAAGAAGTCATAGACAATGTGGTGTTACTAGTTTTTGCAGCTCATGATACCACTTCTTTTGCTGTTGCCATGACATTCAAAATGTTGTCTCAGCATCCTGATTGCTATGGAAAAATTCTTCAAG AACATGTTGGCATAATAAGCAACAAAAACCGGGGTGAGAATCTGACAATGGAGGATATAAAAAAGATGAAGTATACATGGCAAGTTGCGAGAGAAAGCATGAGATTGTTCCCTCCTATCTTTGGTTCTTTCAGAAAGGCTGTTACTGATATTGAATATGAAGGATTCGTGATTCCTAGAGGATGGAAG ATGCTATGGACAACATACGGGACACATTACAATGAAGAATATTTCAAGGATCCTATGAATTTCAACCCAAGTAGGTTTGAGGAGGGAGTACCCCAATATGCATATGTACCCTTTGGAGGAGGACCAAGAGTTTGTGCAGGGTACCAATTAGCCAAGTTAAACATCCTCGTATTTGTGCACTATGTTGTGACACAATACGAGTGGTTCTTACTCCATCCAGATGAACCTGTGACAATGGATCCCTTGCCTTTCCCTTCCCTCGGAATGCCCATCAGAATTTCTCCCAAACATGCATAA